The following proteins come from a genomic window of Streptomyces sp. GS7:
- the rpmG gene encoding 50S ribosomal protein L33: MARNETRPVVKLRSTAGTGFTYVTRKNRRNDPDRLELRKYDPVVGRHVTFREER; encoded by the coding sequence ATGGCCCGCAACGAAACACGCCCGGTCGTCAAGCTCCGGTCCACCGCCGGCACCGGGTTCACCTACGTCACCCGCAAGAACCGCCGCAACGACCCCGACCGCCTGGAACTGCGCAAGTACGACCCGGTCGTCGGGCGGCACGTCACCTTCCGAGAGGAGCGCTGA
- a CDS encoding chaplin, producing MKYAKVAAVTAGTLLAVGAATPAFADAGAKGAAKGSPGVLSGNVVQMPIHIPINICGNSANFIGFLNPAFGNKCINR from the coding sequence GTGAAGTACGCAAAGGTCGCCGCAGTCACCGCCGGTACGCTCCTCGCAGTGGGCGCCGCTACGCCGGCGTTCGCCGACGCGGGCGCCAAGGGTGCCGCCAAGGGGTCCCCCGGGGTGCTCTCGGGCAACGTCGTCCAGATGCCGATCCACATCCCGATCAACATCTGCGGCAACTCGGCCAACTTCATCGGGTTCCTCAACCCGGCATTCGGCAACAAGTGCATCAACCGCTGA
- a CDS encoding DUF397 domain-containing protein encodes MPHAYNGMAATDLRDVSWQKSRHSNSQGSCVEFAKLPGGDIAVRNSRFPDGPALVYTPAEVEAMLLGVKDGEFDHLVRD; translated from the coding sequence GTGCCCCACGCATACAACGGCATGGCCGCAACGGATCTCCGTGATGTGTCATGGCAGAAGAGCCGGCACAGCAACTCCCAGGGATCCTGCGTGGAGTTCGCCAAGCTGCCCGGCGGTGACATCGCGGTCCGCAACTCCCGCTTCCCGGACGGCCCGGCGCTGGTCTACACGCCGGCCGAGGTCGAGGCGATGCTGCTCGGCGTCAAGGACGGGGAGTTCGACCACCTGGTACGCGACTGA
- a CDS encoding chaplin, which yields MKIVSKAVALSAAAGIAVVGGAGVASAGGHHRHHHHHKGALAVGKAVGSPGVLSGNLIQVPIDMPINVCGNSVTPFIGVLNPAFGNLCINE from the coding sequence GTGAAGATTGTCTCCAAGGCCGTCGCCCTGTCCGCCGCCGCGGGCATCGCCGTCGTCGGTGGGGCCGGTGTGGCGAGCGCCGGCGGCCACCACCGTCACCACCACCACCACAAGGGCGCCCTCGCCGTAGGCAAGGCCGTGGGCTCGCCCGGCGTGCTCTCCGGCAACCTCATCCAGGTGCCGATCGACATGCCGATCAACGTCTGCGGCAACTCCGTCACTCCCTTCATCGGGGTGCTCAACCCGGCGTTCGGCAACCTCTGCATCAACGAGTAG
- a CDS encoding nitrilase-related carbon-nitrogen hydrolase: MLIALSQTDCVLGDVPENLRIAREQIEQAAAQGADLVVFPELSLHGYHLGALKRDKSIEAGDPRLLELSTLGPDVLVGFHEHTSLRAYNTSAHYADGALVHAHRKLYLPNYLAWEERKHVSPGQSLRAYELTKSKTGGRGATLVCNDAWQPVLPWLAVQDGAEVLFVPTNSAASLDPEAMDTGLYWDTLLAYTAKMLQCWVVFVNRVGNEHGATFWGGSRVVDPRGAVVAQAPKWEPALVTVDIDLAEARRQRRAVPLVAEARLGLIDREVRRLIEEGGDS, encoded by the coding sequence ATGCTCATCGCGCTATCGCAGACGGACTGCGTGCTGGGAGATGTGCCGGAGAACCTCCGGATCGCACGGGAGCAGATCGAGCAGGCGGCGGCCCAGGGGGCCGATCTCGTGGTGTTCCCCGAACTCAGCCTGCACGGCTACCACTTGGGGGCGCTCAAGCGGGACAAGTCCATCGAGGCGGGCGATCCGCGGCTGCTGGAGCTGAGCACTCTGGGGCCGGACGTGCTGGTCGGCTTCCACGAGCACACCAGCCTGCGCGCGTACAACACTTCCGCGCACTACGCGGACGGGGCGCTGGTGCATGCGCATCGCAAGCTCTATCTCCCCAACTACCTGGCCTGGGAAGAGCGCAAGCACGTCAGCCCGGGGCAGTCGCTGCGCGCGTACGAGCTGACGAAGTCGAAGACCGGCGGGCGGGGCGCGACGCTGGTGTGCAACGACGCCTGGCAGCCCGTACTGCCGTGGCTGGCGGTGCAGGACGGGGCCGAGGTGCTGTTCGTGCCGACCAACAGTGCGGCGAGCCTGGATCCGGAGGCGATGGACACCGGGCTGTACTGGGACACGCTGCTGGCCTATACGGCGAAGATGCTGCAGTGCTGGGTGGTGTTCGTCAACCGGGTCGGCAACGAGCACGGGGCGACGTTCTGGGGCGGCTCGCGGGTGGTGGACCCGCGGGGCGCGGTGGTGGCGCAGGCGCCCAAGTGGGAGCCCGCGCTGGTCACCGTGGACATCGATCTCGCCGAGGCGCGCCGGCAGCGCCGGGCGGTGCCGCTGGTCGCGGAGGCCCGGCTGGGGCTGATCGACCGCGAGGTGCGGCGGTTGATCGAGGAGGGCGGCGACAGCTGA
- a CDS encoding ATP-binding protein, translating into MGTKVMTMLDFEPLWQGFPPVDPLAVSGSASCSLPPRYESVGGARRFTRETLCGWGLEDLFDGVALVVSELVTNALRHAVLAAPDRTPEFGSEYAEYTEYTDAVPPARLHLMRWSSRLVCAVRDPSDASPEAGEADSAAESGRGLYLVDSFSDSWGWHRLSGAQHGKVVWALFRLP; encoded by the coding sequence ATGGGGACCAAGGTTATGACCATGCTCGATTTCGAGCCGTTATGGCAGGGCTTTCCTCCCGTCGACCCCTTGGCCGTCTCCGGATCCGCGTCCTGCTCGCTCCCGCCGCGCTACGAATCGGTCGGCGGGGCACGGAGGTTCACCCGCGAAACGCTCTGCGGCTGGGGCCTGGAGGACCTCTTCGACGGGGTCGCCCTGGTGGTCTCCGAGCTCGTCACCAACGCCCTGCGCCACGCGGTGCTCGCCGCCCCCGACCGGACTCCCGAATTCGGCTCGGAATACGCGGAATACACCGAGTACACAGACGCGGTGCCGCCCGCCCGGCTCCACCTGATGCGCTGGTCCTCCCGGCTCGTCTGCGCCGTACGGGACCCCAGCGACGCGTCTCCCGAGGCCGGCGAGGCGGACTCCGCCGCCGAGTCGGGGCGCGGGCTCTACCTGGTCGACTCCTTCAGCGACAGCTGGGGCTGGCACCGACTGTCCGGGGCCCAGCACGGAAAGGTCGTGTGGGCCCTCTTCCGGCTCCCCTGA
- a CDS encoding rodlin produces MTKKVLAATAATASPVGISATVAPQAMAIGGHHGTSTVNGNRAKSAFGYSTTHGRTSPQPELIQGSPNKPGIGFPAEADVGSSAGSVPVTVQGLVQDVARDVDVPASPRNRQCAEHPARAKGGEALSPTIDDIPIRSDSGVRNR; encoded by the coding sequence GTGACCAAGAAGGTTCTGGCCGCGACGGCTGCGACCGCATCCCCGGTCGGTATCTCGGCGACGGTCGCCCCGCAGGCGATGGCGATCGGTGGCCACCACGGCACTTCCACGGTGAACGGGAACCGCGCCAAGAGCGCATTCGGCTACTCCACGACGCACGGCAGGACGAGCCCGCAGCCGGAGCTGATCCAGGGCTCGCCGAACAAGCCGGGCATCGGTTTCCCCGCCGAGGCCGACGTCGGCTCCTCGGCCGGGAGCGTTCCGGTCACGGTTCAGGGCCTGGTCCAGGACGTGGCTCGGGACGTGGATGTCCCGGCCTCGCCGCGGAACCGGCAGTGTGCCGAGCACCCCGCCCGGGCCAAGGGCGGCGAGGCGCTGTCGCCGACCATCGACGACATTCCGATCCGCTCGGACAGCGGCGTGCGCAACCGCTGA
- the rpmB gene encoding 50S ribosomal protein L28, translated as MSAHCQLTGRKPGFGKTVSHSHRRTPRRFDPNIQRKRYWLESEGRHIRLTLSTKAVKTIDAIGIEAAVARIRARGEKV; from the coding sequence ATGTCCGCCCACTGCCAGCTGACCGGCCGCAAGCCGGGCTTCGGCAAGACCGTCTCCCACTCGCACCGCCGCACCCCGCGCCGCTTCGACCCCAACATCCAGCGCAAGCGCTACTGGCTGGAGAGCGAGGGCCGGCACATCCGCCTGACGCTCAGCACCAAGGCCGTCAAAACCATCGACGCGATCGGCATCGAAGCGGCCGTCGCCCGTATCCGCGCCCGGGGGGAGAAGGTCTGA
- a CDS encoding type B 50S ribosomal protein L31: MKNGIHPAYGPVVFRDRAGDFAFLTRSTATSDKTIEWEDGHTYPVIDVEISSASHPFYTGAARVLDTAGRVERFERRYGKRGAR, translated from the coding sequence ATGAAGAACGGAATCCACCCCGCCTACGGGCCCGTCGTCTTCCGCGACCGGGCCGGGGACTTCGCCTTCCTGACCCGCTCGACGGCGACGAGCGACAAGACCATCGAGTGGGAGGACGGCCACACCTATCCCGTCATCGACGTCGAGATCTCCTCGGCGAGCCACCCCTTCTACACAGGCGCCGCCCGGGTGCTGGACACCGCCGGCCGGGTCGAGCGGTTCGAGCGCCGGTACGGCAAGCGCGGGGCCCGCTGA
- a CDS encoding ArsR/SmtB family transcription factor, translating to MNATPAPLRAVLSEPDRDRVFAALANGTRREVLRLLRDGGPQPVQRLAEHFAMSRPSLSEHLKVLRQAGLVSEQRAGRRRIYRLEAEPLGEVQDWLGPYERFWRAKLAGLGELLDRIPDDPDAPDASGDPDAPDGEAQ from the coding sequence GTGAACGCCACACCCGCACCGCTGCGCGCCGTCCTGTCCGAACCGGATCGGGACCGCGTCTTCGCGGCGCTCGCCAACGGCACCCGGCGCGAGGTGCTCCGCCTGCTGCGCGACGGCGGGCCGCAGCCCGTCCAGCGGCTGGCCGAGCACTTCGCGATGAGCCGGCCGAGCCTGTCCGAGCATCTGAAGGTGCTGCGCCAGGCCGGGCTGGTGAGCGAGCAGCGGGCCGGCCGGCGGCGGATCTACCGCCTGGAGGCCGAGCCGCTCGGCGAGGTGCAGGACTGGCTCGGCCCCTACGAGCGGTTCTGGCGCGCGAAGCTCGCGGGCCTCGGCGAGCTGCTCGACCGCATTCCCGACGATCCCGACGCTCCCGATGCTTCTGGTGATCCCGACGCTCCCGACGGCGAGGCGCAATGA
- a CDS encoding aldehyde dehydrogenase family protein produces MSFFADLAYQFIDGEWRAGSGSWDIIDFNPYDQEKLASITVAGVDQVDEAYRAAERAQRAWARSNPYERREVTERLLRLIEEREEEIIEALVLELGGTRSKAAYEVRLAKEFVREAIQLALRPQGRILPSPVDGKENRVYGLPVGVIGVISPFNFPFLISMKSVAPALALGNAVVIKPNQNTPITGGGLIAKLFQDAGLPDGLLNVLITDIAEIGDALIEHPVPRVISFAGSDKVGRHVAAVSAGHFKRVILELSGNSALIVMDDADIDYAVDAAVFSRFVYQGQVCMAANRVLVDRAVEAEFTKKFVARVASLRTGDPRDPQTQIGPLINGFQAEALTSLVDRAVAEGATALLRGRTDGNLVEPSVLAGLPADSGLHGQEIFGPVVLLVSFDGEDEAVRIANDSPYGLSGAVHTANVERGVRIAQRIETGMVHVNDGTVNDEPQVAFGGEKFSGVGRLNGESTIEAFTTQKWVSIQHGRSHFPI; encoded by the coding sequence ATGTCCTTCTTCGCAGACCTGGCCTACCAGTTCATCGACGGTGAATGGCGGGCCGGCAGCGGCTCGTGGGACATCATCGATTTCAACCCCTACGACCAGGAGAAGCTGGCGTCGATCACGGTCGCCGGAGTGGACCAGGTCGACGAGGCGTACCGCGCCGCCGAACGGGCGCAGCGCGCCTGGGCCCGGTCGAATCCCTACGAGCGGCGAGAGGTCACCGAGCGGCTGCTGCGGCTGATCGAGGAGCGCGAAGAGGAGATCATCGAGGCACTCGTCCTCGAACTGGGCGGCACCCGCAGCAAGGCCGCCTACGAGGTCCGGCTCGCCAAGGAGTTCGTGCGCGAGGCGATACAACTCGCGCTGCGGCCCCAGGGACGGATACTGCCCTCGCCGGTGGACGGCAAGGAGAACCGCGTCTACGGCCTGCCGGTCGGGGTGATCGGCGTGATCAGCCCGTTCAACTTCCCGTTCCTGATCTCCATGAAGTCGGTGGCCCCGGCGCTGGCGCTCGGCAACGCCGTGGTGATCAAGCCCAACCAGAACACCCCGATCACCGGTGGCGGGCTGATCGCCAAGCTCTTCCAGGACGCCGGGCTGCCGGACGGGCTGCTCAACGTACTGATCACGGACATCGCGGAGATCGGTGACGCGCTGATCGAGCACCCGGTGCCCCGGGTGATCTCGTTCGCCGGGTCGGACAAGGTCGGCCGGCATGTGGCGGCGGTCAGCGCCGGGCACTTCAAGCGGGTGATCCTCGAACTCAGCGGCAACAGCGCGCTGATCGTCATGGACGACGCAGACATCGACTACGCCGTGGACGCCGCCGTCTTCAGCCGGTTCGTCTACCAGGGGCAGGTCTGCATGGCGGCCAACAGGGTGCTGGTGGACCGCGCCGTGGAGGCGGAGTTCACCAAGAAGTTCGTCGCCAGGGTGGCGTCACTGCGGACCGGCGATCCCCGCGATCCGCAGACCCAGATAGGCCCGCTGATCAACGGGTTCCAGGCGGAGGCGCTGACCTCGCTGGTGGACCGGGCGGTCGCCGAGGGCGCCACGGCGCTGCTGCGCGGCCGTACGGACGGCAACCTCGTCGAGCCGAGCGTGCTGGCCGGGCTGCCCGCGGACTCCGGGCTGCACGGCCAGGAGATCTTCGGGCCGGTCGTCCTGCTGGTGTCGTTCGACGGGGAGGACGAGGCGGTGCGGATCGCCAACGACTCGCCCTACGGGCTCAGCGGGGCGGTGCACACCGCCAACGTGGAGCGCGGGGTGCGGATCGCCCAGCGGATCGAGACCGGGATGGTCCACGTCAACGACGGGACGGTCAACGACGAGCCGCAGGTGGCGTTCGGCGGGGAGAAGTTCTCCGGGGTCGGGCGGCTGAACGGGGAGTCCACGATCGAGGCGTTCACGACGCAGAAGTGGGTGTCCATCCAGCACGGGCGGTCCCACTTTCCGATCTGA
- the rpsR gene encoding 30S ribosomal protein S18: MPRRPDPRRKPAPRPNPLDAAGITYIDYKDTDLLRKFLSDRGKIRSRRVTRVTARQQRQLARAIKNAREMALLPYASR; this comes from the coding sequence ATGCCCCGTAGGCCCGACCCGCGCCGTAAGCCCGCGCCCCGTCCCAACCCGCTGGACGCGGCCGGGATCACGTACATCGACTACAAGGACACCGACCTGCTGCGGAAGTTCCTCTCGGACCGCGGCAAGATACGCAGCCGCCGGGTCACCCGGGTCACCGCCCGGCAGCAGCGGCAGCTGGCCCGCGCGATCAAGAACGCCCGGGAGATGGCGTTGCTGCCGTACGCCTCGCGGTGA
- the rpsN gene encoding 30S ribosomal protein S14 yields MAKKSKIAKNEQRRATVARYAARRAVLKAVIRSPHTPEEERTAAQRELSRQPRDASATRVRNRDGVDGRPRGYFRAFGLSRVRLREQAHQGHLPGVRKSSW; encoded by the coding sequence ATGGCCAAGAAGAGCAAGATCGCCAAGAACGAGCAGCGCCGCGCGACCGTCGCCCGCTACGCGGCCCGCCGGGCCGTCCTCAAGGCCGTCATCCGCAGCCCGCACACCCCTGAGGAGGAGCGCACCGCCGCGCAGCGCGAGCTCTCCCGCCAGCCCCGGGACGCCAGCGCCACCCGCGTCCGCAACCGCGACGGCGTCGACGGCCGCCCGCGCGGCTACTTCCGCGCCTTCGGCCTCTCCCGCGTCCGGCTGCGCGAACAGGCCCACCAGGGCCATCTCCCGGGCGTACGCAAGTCCAGCTGGTAG
- the tatA gene encoding Sec-independent protein translocase subunit TatA, translating into MFRNALEPWHLILVVAVLVLLFGSKKLPDMARGLGRSMRILKSEAKALKDERPADAPRPDQAPHVEQAPRPEQAPGH; encoded by the coding sequence ATGTTCCGCAACGCCCTGGAGCCCTGGCACCTGATCCTGGTCGTCGCCGTGCTCGTGCTGCTCTTCGGTTCCAAGAAGCTCCCCGACATGGCGCGCGGCCTCGGCCGCTCGATGCGCATCCTCAAGTCGGAGGCCAAGGCCCTCAAGGACGAGCGCCCGGCCGACGCCCCCCGCCCGGACCAGGCGCCCCACGTGGAGCAGGCCCCCCGCCCGGAACAGGCCCCCGGCCACTGA
- a CDS encoding helix-turn-helix domain-containing protein: MSASESSGSVVRRILLGSQLRRLRESRGITREAAGYSIRASESKISRMELGRVSFKARDVADLLTLYGVGDEQEREALLALAREANVAGWWHSYGDVLPGWFQTYVGLEGAASLIRVYEVQFVHGLLQTEEYAHAVVSRGMPGAPAADIQRRVALRQERQKLLISERAPQLHCVLDEAALRRPYGGRAVMRGQLKHLIDISERPNVRLQVMPFNFGGHAGESGAFTMLRFPESDLSDVIYLEQLTSALYLDKAEEVAQYERAMARLQEDSPDPSQTRDLLRGLLQLT, translated from the coding sequence GTGTCCGCAAGTGAGTCGAGCGGGTCGGTGGTGCGGCGGATCCTGCTCGGGTCGCAGCTCCGTCGGCTGCGTGAATCGCGCGGGATAACCCGCGAAGCGGCCGGCTACTCGATCCGTGCGTCCGAGTCGAAGATCAGCCGCATGGAGTTGGGCAGAGTGAGCTTCAAAGCACGCGATGTCGCCGATCTCCTCACGCTGTACGGCGTGGGCGACGAGCAGGAGCGCGAGGCGCTGCTCGCACTGGCCCGCGAGGCCAACGTCGCGGGCTGGTGGCACAGTTACGGCGACGTGCTGCCCGGGTGGTTCCAGACGTACGTGGGGCTGGAAGGGGCGGCCTCGCTGATCCGCGTCTACGAAGTCCAGTTCGTCCACGGGCTGTTGCAGACCGAGGAGTATGCGCACGCGGTCGTCTCGCGGGGCATGCCGGGTGCGCCGGCGGCCGACATCCAGCGCCGGGTGGCGCTGCGCCAGGAGCGGCAGAAGCTGCTGATATCCGAGCGGGCGCCGCAGCTGCACTGCGTGCTGGACGAGGCGGCGCTGAGACGTCCGTACGGCGGACGGGCGGTGATGCGGGGCCAGTTGAAGCATCTGATCGACATCTCCGAGCGGCCCAACGTGCGGTTGCAGGTCATGCCGTTCAACTTCGGCGGGCACGCCGGCGAGAGCGGCGCGTTCACCATGCTGCGGTTCCCGGAGTCCGATCTGTCCGACGTGATCTATCTCGAACAGCTCACCAGCGCCCTCTACTTGGACAAGGCGGAGGAGGTCGCCCAGTACGAGCGGGCGATGGCGCGGCTCCAGGAGGACAGTCCGGATCCCTCCCAGACCAGGGATCTCCTGCGTGGTCTACTCCAACTCACTTGA
- a CDS encoding CobW family GTP-binding protein, producing MERLSVALVGGLHADARRAAVERLLRTVPGSVALHHDLASAADGTVRRTVRDAGGTLDTGEAPLVNDCACCALREDLVPELERLAAGRTCRLAVVELWDSVEPKAMAEVINACGSENLALTGVITAVDPALLLPYLACGDDLSEAGLAAAASDQRTVADTWARQLEYAPVLALAAGEEAADEADLALLAQLHPTARQVDVASVELAAAALAGFDVEAAAARQHPACALLPQEADAAGVGTLVWRRTRPFHPERLYAALEDLTCAAARSRGRFWLADRPDALLSWDAAGGALCVESAGPWLASLPDAAWEMVPPMRRAAAALDWHPEHGDRAQHLVFTSPGLDREGLRSLLESCLLTDAEYAGGPPAWKSLPPAFDALLDPVS from the coding sequence ATGGAGCGGCTGAGCGTCGCGCTGGTGGGCGGGCTGCACGCGGACGCCCGGCGGGCCGCCGTCGAGCGGCTGCTGCGCACCGTGCCCGGCAGCGTCGCCCTCCACCACGATCTGGCCTCGGCCGCCGACGGCACCGTGCGGCGCACCGTCCGCGACGCCGGCGGCACGCTGGACACCGGTGAGGCGCCGCTGGTCAACGACTGCGCCTGCTGTGCGCTGCGCGAGGACCTGGTGCCCGAGCTGGAGCGGCTGGCCGCCGGCCGGACCTGCCGGCTGGCGGTCGTGGAGCTGTGGGACTCGGTCGAGCCGAAGGCGATGGCCGAGGTGATCAACGCGTGCGGCAGCGAGAACCTGGCGCTGACCGGGGTGATCACCGCCGTCGATCCGGCGCTGCTGCTGCCGTATCTCGCCTGCGGCGACGATCTGTCGGAGGCGGGGCTGGCGGCCGCGGCCTCCGACCAGCGCACGGTCGCCGACACCTGGGCTCGGCAGCTGGAGTACGCGCCGGTGCTCGCGCTGGCCGCGGGGGAGGAGGCCGCGGACGAGGCCGATCTCGCACTGCTGGCGCAGCTGCACCCGACGGCGCGCCAAGTCGACGTGGCATCCGTCGAGTTGGCCGCCGCGGCGCTGGCCGGCTTCGACGTGGAGGCGGCTGCCGCCCGGCAGCATCCGGCGTGTGCGCTGCTGCCCCAGGAGGCCGACGCGGCCGGGGTCGGCACGCTCGTATGGCGGCGCACCCGGCCCTTCCACCCCGAGCGGCTCTACGCGGCCCTGGAGGACCTGACCTGTGCGGCGGCGCGCAGCCGGGGCCGGTTCTGGCTGGCCGACCGGCCGGACGCGCTGCTGTCCTGGGACGCGGCGGGCGGTGCGCTGTGCGTGGAGAGCGCCGGGCCGTGGCTGGCCTCGCTGCCGGACGCCGCCTGGGAGATGGTGCCGCCGATGCGCCGGGCCGCCGCCGCGCTGGACTGGCATCCGGAGCACGGCGACCGGGCCCAGCACCTGGTCTTCACCTCGCCCGGCCTGGACCGCGAGGGACTCCGGTCCCTGCTGGAGTCCTGTCTGCTCACCGACGCCGAGTACGCGGGCGGGCCGCCGGCCTGGAAGAGCCTTCCGCCCGCCTTCGACGCGCTCCTCGACCCGGTGTCGTGA
- a CDS encoding SRPBCC family protein, which produces MTTHPFAVPDDDPTTIRVAHFLAHPPGKVWRALTEPELIAQWLMPGDFRLEVGHCYEMRTPPRPNSNFSGTVIAEVEAFEPEKMLRLRWRDADEGQGNLADWTITWTLEPEGRGTRLFLVHEGFDPDDPFQVQAHRVMGGGWRSIVTEGLGKVLQGR; this is translated from the coding sequence ATGACCACACACCCTTTCGCGGTTCCCGACGACGATCCGACCACGATCCGTGTCGCGCACTTCCTGGCGCATCCTCCCGGCAAGGTCTGGCGGGCGCTGACCGAGCCGGAGCTGATCGCCCAGTGGCTGATGCCCGGTGACTTCCGGCTGGAGGTCGGCCACTGCTACGAGATGCGAACGCCGCCCCGGCCGAACAGCAACTTCTCCGGCACCGTCATCGCCGAGGTCGAGGCGTTCGAGCCGGAGAAGATGCTGCGGCTGCGCTGGCGGGACGCGGACGAGGGGCAGGGCAACCTCGCCGACTGGACGATCACCTGGACCCTGGAACCCGAAGGGCGCGGTACGCGTCTCTTCCTCGTCCACGAGGGCTTCGACCCGGACGACCCGTTCCAGGTGCAGGCGCACAGGGTCATGGGCGGCGGATGGCGGTCGATTGTGACGGAGGGTTTGGGGAAGGTGCTCCAGGGGCGGTGA